The following are from one region of the Stanieria cyanosphaera PCC 7437 genome:
- a CDS encoding type IV pilin protein produces MNNLFAAKLLQNLRNKKGNKGFTLIELLVVVIIIGVLAAVALPNLLGQVSKGRQAEAKTNLGALNRAQQTNRLEKATFANITNANFPVKVTGQYYDFTGGQDDGGFSGVMTGIAKTQYENDVLDYAAGVAYFEGTINAAICEETAINAADQDVTDNGDGTVTCVGNPVN; encoded by the coding sequence ATGAATAACCTATTTGCTGCAAAATTATTACAAAATCTTCGTAACAAAAAAGGTAACAAAGGTTTCACATTAATTGAATTATTAGTAGTTGTAATTATCATCGGTGTACTTGCTGCTGTTGCGCTACCTAACTTGTTAGGACAAGTATCTAAAGGCAGACAAGCAGAAGCCAAAACCAACCTCGGTGCTTTAAACCGCGCCCAACAAACTAATCGTTTAGAAAAAGCTACTTTCGCTAACATTACTAATGCCAACTTTCCAGTAAAAGTTACCGGACAATATTATGATTTTACTGGTGGTCAAGATGATGGTGGCTTTAGTGGTGTTATGACAGGTATAGCTAAAACCCAATACGAAAATGACGTATTAGACTATGCTGCTGGTGTAGCTTACTTCGAGGGTACAATTAATGCTGCCATTTGCGAAGAAACAGCTATTAATGCTGCCGACCAAGATGTTACTGATAATGGTGACGGAACGGTGACATGTGTTGGCAATCCTGTCAACTAA
- a CDS encoding type IV pilin-like G/H family protein, whose protein sequence is MTNIWIELIQLLFNFKKQRGFTLVELLVVVLLFSALSIIALPNYVNQVEKARVAEAKVNLGVLNRSQQAYYFEKATFADDMSDLGTNLSISNGLYNYSIVTPITNTEVHHLAEPILKYAGDLKIMTSAVFRVENAFLYTVCESNTIGVTPAIVNGTPITCTNGQIIQ, encoded by the coding sequence ATGACAAATATTTGGATTGAATTAATCCAATTGTTATTTAATTTTAAAAAACAACGAGGATTTACTTTAGTCGAATTATTAGTTGTAGTTTTACTGTTTAGTGCTTTGTCTATAATTGCACTACCTAATTATGTTAACCAAGTCGAAAAAGCAAGAGTAGCTGAAGCAAAAGTAAATCTGGGAGTTCTCAACCGATCACAACAAGCGTATTATTTCGAGAAAGCAACATTTGCTGATGACATGAGCGATTTAGGTACTAACTTATCAATAAGTAATGGCTTATATAACTACAGTATTGTCACTCCAATAACTAACACTGAAGTGCATCATTTAGCAGAGCCAATACTAAAGTATGCTGGCGATCTCAAAATTATGACCTCTGCGGTTTTTAGAGTGGAAAATGCCTTTCTTTATACAGTCTGCGAAAGTAATACGATTGGTGTAACCCCAGCTATAGTCAATGGTACACCAATTACCTGTACTAATGGTCAAATTATTCAATAA